One part of the Solanum dulcamara chromosome 8, daSolDulc1.2, whole genome shotgun sequence genome encodes these proteins:
- the LOC129900722 gene encoding protein HIGH ARSENIC CONTENT 1, mitochondrial-like codes for MDSIKSNEDVSNVDVISAKDLLSSGHTYLDVRTVEEYNRGHIDKAINIPYMFLNEQGRVKNPDFLHQVSSVCQKEDHLIVGCNSGGRGLRACVDLLNAGYKDVRNLEGGYSAWVDNEFKGDDQTAQQFKTACKFRP; via the exons ATGGATTCAATAAAGAG CAATGAGGATGTTTCAAATGTTGATGTGATTAGTGCAAAGGATCTGCTCTCTTCAGGTCATACTTACTTAGATGTGAG GACAGTTGAAGAGTATAACAGAGGACATATTGATAAAGCCATAAATATTCCATACATGTTCCTCAATGAACaag GAAGGGTAAAAAATCCAGATTTTCTTCACCAGGTCTCTTCAGTGTGCCAAAAGGAAGATCATCTGATTGTG GGGTGCAACAGTGGAGGAAGAGGACTTCGAGCATGTGTCGATCTCCTTAATGCG GGGTACAAGGATGTAAGAAATTTGGAAGGAGGCTACTCAGCATGGGTGGATAATGAGTTTAAAGGAGATGATCAAACTGCTCAACAGTTCAAAACTGCCTGCAAATTTCGTCCATGA